The sequence TGAAAAAAAACTAATATATTTTTTATGGAGTATTTATTTAAATTTATTAATCTTTTAGGATGGATTCCTAATATATTTTTCTTTACAATAGGTTGGTTTTTTGTCATTTTTTGGTTGTGTAAAATATTTTATTTCATTAATTAATGAAAAATTGGTTAATTTTGTTTGTTAAACGAGGCTAAATTCATGAAAATGAAAAAAAGGGAAAGACTCATATACTTTAATGAAGAAGCTTATGATATGCTCAAAAATTACTTACTTCATCAAGTTGATTCCATTCAAAATATATTTATTCTCGTAGATGAAAAAACCTACAGACACTGTCTTCCCATTCTTTTTCATTACATAGATTTTTTAGAAAAATCTAATATTATTGAAATCAAATCAGGAGAAAAAGAAAAAAATATTTATACGTGTATTCAAATATGCAAACATTTAGAAAAATTTAAAGCAACTAGAAAAAGTTTAATCCTAAATTTAGGAGGAGGAGTAATAACAGATATTGGAGGATTTGTAGCTACTATATTTAAACGAGGCATTCGTTTTGTTAATATTCCTACAACTTTATTAGGAATGGTTGATGCTTCTATAGGATATAAAACAGGAGTAAATTTAGATTCTATAAAAAATGAAATAGGATCTTTTTCGGTTCCAGAATTTTTAATCATAGATACTCATTTTTTAAAAACACTTCCAAATTCAGAAATTTTTTCTGGAATGGCAGAAATGTTCAAACATGGTTTGATAGCCGATAAAAGTTTTTGGAAACAAATGAATCAAATACAAAAAAATATCATTCATAAACATGAATGGGGAGAGTTAATTCATAAATCTATATTAATTAAACAAAAAATTGTAGATCAAGATCCTAAAGAAAAAGGATTAAGAAAAATTCTTAATTTTGGACACACTATTGGACATGCTTTAGAGAGCTATTTTATGAATATAAATAAAAAAATTCTGCATGGAATTGCTATAACTATGGGTATGATTTATGAATCATGGATTTCTTGCAAAATTAATGGGTTATCCATATCTGATTATAAAGAAATCAAATCTACACTTTCTGCATTATATCCAATACAAAATAAAATTTCTGATTTTGAAATTCAAAAATTATTTCTGATTATGGAACATGATAAAAAAAATGAAAAAAATCAAATTCAATTTTCTTTATTAAAAAAAATAGGAAAATGTTCATACAATTGTCAAGTTCCATATTCCTTGATTAAGGAAAGTTTTTTGATCTAAATATTTTTATTTATTAATTTATTACATTAATCTTTTCAAAAAAATGAATGAAAGTGAAGGAGAAAAATTGATTTCTATTAATATTGAAGATGAAATGAAATCATCTTACATAGATTATTCTATGTCTGTGATTGTATCCAGAGCTCTTCCAGATGTTAGAGATGGGTTAAAACCTGTGCATAGAAGAGTTCTTTATGGAATGTATCAATTAGGAATTATTTCCAAGAGTTCTTATAAAAAATCTGCTCGTATTGTTGGAGAAGTATTGGGAAAATATCATCCTCATGGAGACATTTCTGTTTATGATACTATGGTTCGTATGACTCAAAAATGGACATTACGTTATCCATTAATAGATGGACAGGGAAATTTTGGATCATTGGATGCAGATCCTCCGGCAGCTATGCGTTATACAGAAGTAAAAATGAAAAAAATTTCTGAAGAAATGTTGTTGGATCTAAAAAAAGAGACCGTAGATATGCAATTAAATTTCGATGATTCTTTGGAGGAACCAACGGTTTTACCTACCAGAATTCCCAATCTTCTAATTAATGGATCTTCTGGAATTGCAGTTGGAATGGCAACCAATATTCCTCCTCACAATTTAACAGAAACTATAAATGCTATTTGTGCCTATATAGATCATAATGATATTTCTATAGAACAGATCATGAAATATATAAAAGGGCCTGATTTTCCTACAGGTGGAATTATTTACGGATATGACGGAGTTAAAAATTCTTTTTACACCGGTAAAGGACGTATTGTTTTACGTGCAAAAGTCCATTTTGAAGATCTTCATGGAAGACCATGTATAATTGTAGATGAAATTCCTTATCAAGTGAATAAAGCGGATATGATTGCTAGAACTGTGGAATTGATGAAAGAAGGAAAAATGGAAGGAATTTATCAAATTCGTGATGAGTCGGATAGAAATGGATTACGTATTGTTTACATTTTGAAACAAAATACAAATTCTAATATATTATTGAATCAATTGTTTCAATATACTTCTTTACAAACTTATTTTAATGTCAATAATATAGCATTAGTTAATGGAAAACCTGTTCAATTAAATATAAAAAGTATTATTCAACATTTTGTTGATCATAGACATAATGTTATTATTCGACGTACAAAATACGAACACAAAAAGTGTCAAAATCGTATTCATATTTTATTAGGTTTTTTGAAAATATTAGATCATTTAGATATCATGATTCAATTAATTCAAAAGTCTCATCATCGTTCTGATGCTTGTAATAAACTGATTCAAAAATTTCACATATCAAAACATCAATCTCAATCTATTTTAGATATGAAATTACAAAGTCTTACTTCTTTGGAAGTCAAAAAACTTAGAAAAGAATATGACGAACTTGTTCAAAAAATAGAGTTTTTTAGAAATGTTTTAAAAGAGCATTCTATAAGAACAAAAATTATTAAAAAAGAACTTTTAGAGATTCAAAAGAAGTACAAAGACAAACGTCGTACACAAATCGATTATTCCGGATATAAGGTAAATATAGAAGATCTAATTGAGAACGAACAGGTCGTTCTTACTATTTCCCATGCTGGGTACATTAAGAGAACATCTTTATCAGAATATAAACGTCAAGGAAGGGGTGGAGTAGGAAATAGAGGAGCCATTGCTAGAGAATCAGATTTCTTTAAACATTTACTTGTAGCAAGAAATCATCAATATCTACTTTTTTTTACAGAAAAAGGAAAATGTTTTTGGCTCAAAGTATATGAAATTCCAGAAGGATCTAAAATTTCTAAAGGTAGAGCGATACAAAACATTATTCGTCTTCAAACAGATGATAAAGTCAATGCTTATATATTAACAGGAGATCTTTCTAACAAAAAATATGTAAAAGATTATTATGTCATGATGATTACGAAAAAAGGTATTATAAAAAAAACACCTTTAGAAAATTATTCTCGTCCTAGAAAAGATGGGATTAATGCTATTGTGATTCGTAAAGGAGATTCTTTGGTGGAAGCTATTCTAACTAAGGGAGATAGCCATGTTTTTGTTGCTGTAAAAAGTGGAAGGATTATTCGTTTTTCAGAAAAAAAAATTCGTTCAACTGGAAGAGCTTCTTCGGGAGTGATAGGAATAAATATAAAAAATAAAGATATGGTCATTGGAATGATCTGTGTGGAAGGAAAAGAAAAAGGACATTTGTTAGTTGTTTCTGAAAAAGGGTTTGGAAAAAGATCCAGTATTAAAGATTATCGGATCACTAATCGTGGTGGAAAAGGAATTAAAACAATAAATATTACTCAAAAAACAGGAAGTTTAATTTCCATAAAATATGTCACGGATCGAGATGATTTGATGATTATTAAAAAGTCAGGAATTATGATACGTATACCTATATCGGATATAAGAGTGATGGGAAGAACGACTCAAGGAGTTCGATTAATTCATTTGAAAGAAAACGATGCTATAGCTGATGTGGCAAAAGTTTACAAACCTATTGTGGTATTTCATTGAAATCTCGCAATATATTAATACATTCCGATACATAAAAATCTAAAGAAAGATTTTTTTTCCATTCTTTTTGTTTTTCTGATTCTTTTGATAGAATTTTATAATAGACAGGAAAGGTTTTTGTCCCAAATGTATTCAAATTGTTTCTTAATTTTTTTAAATTCTCATTTCTTTTTTTTATTTTTAAATTTTCATAATAAAATTCTTTCCAATTTAAGGAAAATTGTTTTTTATTATAAGATTTGTTTTCTAATGATTGCATAGTTTTGAAAATAGTGATAAAATCCTTATTTCCTTTTAAACGTTTTATGCTTTTATGTTTAATATTTTCTATATATAAATTTTTATAATAATAACGAAGAGAAGGAATAGGATTCGTACAATCCCATTTCATGGGATTGGTTTGATTTTTTTCCATAAATTTTAAAAATGTATTTTTTGTATTTTTCCTTGGAAGAACTATATCTGGGGTCACTCCCTTTAATTGAGTAGAACTTCCATTCACACGATAAAATTTATTAATGGTAAATTTTAAGGTTCCTAACTCTTCATTAAAATGTAAAAAACGATTTAATGGATAAATAGTTTGTATAGTCCCCTTTCCATATGTTTGATCGCTTCCCACTCCAACAATAATTCCTCTTTTATAATCTTTGATAGCAGCAGCGAGGATTTCAGAAGCAGAGGCAGAAAATTCATTTACAAGAATAACAAGGGGACCTGTCCATAAAACCTTATTTTC comes from Blattabacterium cuenoti BPAA and encodes:
- the aroB gene encoding 3-dehydroquinate synthase: MKMKKRERLIYFNEEAYDMLKNYLLHQVDSIQNIFILVDEKTYRHCLPILFHYIDFLEKSNIIEIKSGEKEKNIYTCIQICKHLEKFKATRKSLILNLGGGVITDIGGFVATIFKRGIRFVNIPTTLLGMVDASIGYKTGVNLDSIKNEIGSFSVPEFLIIDTHFLKTLPNSEIFSGMAEMFKHGLIADKSFWKQMNQIQKNIIHKHEWGELIHKSILIKQKIVDQDPKEKGLRKILNFGHTIGHALESYFMNINKKILHGIAITMGMIYESWISCKINGLSISDYKEIKSTLSALYPIQNKISDFEIQKLFLIMEHDKKNEKNQIQFSLLKKIGKCSYNCQVPYSLIKESFLI
- the gyrA gene encoding DNA gyrase subunit A translates to MNESEGEKLISINIEDEMKSSYIDYSMSVIVSRALPDVRDGLKPVHRRVLYGMYQLGIISKSSYKKSARIVGEVLGKYHPHGDISVYDTMVRMTQKWTLRYPLIDGQGNFGSLDADPPAAMRYTEVKMKKISEEMLLDLKKETVDMQLNFDDSLEEPTVLPTRIPNLLINGSSGIAVGMATNIPPHNLTETINAICAYIDHNDISIEQIMKYIKGPDFPTGGIIYGYDGVKNSFYTGKGRIVLRAKVHFEDLHGRPCIIVDEIPYQVNKADMIARTVELMKEGKMEGIYQIRDESDRNGLRIVYILKQNTNSNILLNQLFQYTSLQTYFNVNNIALVNGKPVQLNIKSIIQHFVDHRHNVIIRRTKYEHKKCQNRIHILLGFLKILDHLDIMIQLIQKSHHRSDACNKLIQKFHISKHQSQSILDMKLQSLTSLEVKKLRKEYDELVQKIEFFRNVLKEHSIRTKIIKKELLEIQKKYKDKRRTQIDYSGYKVNIEDLIENEQVVLTISHAGYIKRTSLSEYKRQGRGGVGNRGAIARESDFFKHLLVARNHQYLLFFTEKGKCFWLKVYEIPEGSKISKGRAIQNIIRLQTDDKVNAYILTGDLSNKKYVKDYYVMMITKKGIIKKTPLENYSRPRKDGINAIVIRKGDSLVEAILTKGDSHVFVAVKSGRIIRFSEKKIRSTGRASSGVIGINIKNKDMVIGMICVEGKEKGHLLVVSEKGFGKRSSIKDYRITNRGGKGIKTINITQKTGSLISIKYVTDRDDLMIIKKSGIMIRIPISDIRVMGRTTQGVRLIHLKENDAIADVAKVYKPIVVFH